TGTCTCCGAACCGCGCTTCGACCCGGTCCTCTCCATCAAACCATTGGGACCGGACCACCCATACGAAATCCACACCGGACCTGTCCAGTCCGGCCGCGATCTCCTCTAGCTGCGCCCGGCTCAGGTTAGCTTGGGAGCCGAATGCGACGTACAGAACCGGCCGGTTCATGCCGAGCCTGGAGTCGAGCCAGCCGGCTAGATTTGCATCCAGGGTTGTCTGCACCGCCGGTTCAGTGACGAGACACAGCGGACCAACCGGCCACACCTTCGGCGAGTTCTCCAGCTGGTTCATTTTGTCAATGTAGAGTGACTCGAGCTCATGGAAGGAATTGAGGATAGTGCCCCAGCTGGAGGCCGTGGCTACACCGCTCTCACAGATGAAGTCCCAGTGACGACCGGCTGGCTCCGGGTCGTCGAATGGCGGGTTCAGGTCGGCCGTCGTGAGCTGGAGCCCCGGCAAGCCGTCGACCTCGAACCGTTCCCACGGCGAGCTCACGGGCGCGTGCGGCTTCTGCACCAGCACGGCGAGCGTGACGTAGCAGGAGAAGGCGCCCATACCGAGCGAGACGAGCCGGGGCACGCCGAGGCCGTCGGCGGCGTCCTTGGCCCACGGGAGGAAGCCGTCGTGGACGAGCAGGTCCGGCCGGGGCTCCAGCCGCACCAGCGCGTCCGCGAACGCCGGGCGGAGCGCCGCGGTGGCGGAGATGAGATCCAGGAAGTGGGACTCGGAGGTGGAGGGCAGCTCCTCCATGCTCTGCGGGCCCGCGGATGAGGACGGGAACGGCAGCTCGAGGACGGCCGCGCCGGCGATCCCCGCGACGCCCGCACGGATGAAGGACGCCTCCCGCGGGGTGGCCAGCAAGGTGACCGCCGACGCGAGGCCCCGGCGCAGGAGCAGGCGGGTCAGGTGCAGCATCGGCA
The nucleotide sequence above comes from Miscanthus floridulus cultivar M001 chromosome 18, ASM1932011v1, whole genome shotgun sequence. Encoded proteins:
- the LOC136519532 gene encoding UDP-glycosyltransferase 90A1-like; amino-acid sequence: MASSSPSSSTLRHVAMLPFMAKGHAMPMLHLTRLLLRRGLASAVTLLATPREASFIRAGVAGIAGAAVLELPFPSSSAGPQSMEELPSTSESHFLDLISATAALRPAFADALVRLEPRPDLLVHDGFLPWAKDAADGLGVPRLVSLGMGAFSCYVTLAVLVQKPHAPVSSPWERFEVDGLPGLQLTTADLNPPFDDPEPAGRHWDFICESGVATASSWGTILNSFHELESLYIDKMNQLENSPKVWPVGPLCLVTEPAVQTTLDANLAGWLDSRLGMNRPVLYVAFGSQANLSRAQLEEIAAGLDRSGVDFVWVVRSQWFDGEDRVEARFGDRGKVLQGFVDQLGVLRHKAIKGFFSHCGWNSVTESISMGVPILAFPLAAEQKMNAKFVVDVLGAGLRVWPSNRGHDDDGGSEGGGELVASQDIGALARELILGEGGKHAAARAAELAASARTAMDAGGSSFENLELMVRAVISGTSRVEASSE